A DNA window from Falco peregrinus isolate bFalPer1 chromosome 8, bFalPer1.pri, whole genome shotgun sequence contains the following coding sequences:
- the LRRTM2 gene encoding leucine-rich repeat transmembrane neuronal protein 2 isoform X2 — translation MQPPMYSKEWLSSLHPELFYGLRKLQTLHLRSNSLRTIPVRLFWDCRSLEFLDLSTNRLRSLARNGFAGLIKLRELHLEHNQLTKINFAHFLRLSSLHTLFLQWNKISNLTCGMEWTWGTLEKLDLTGNEIKAIDLTVFETMPNLKTLLMDNNKLTTLDSKILSSLTALTTVGLSGNLWECSPKICALATWLSGFQGRWEHSILCHSPDHTQGEDILDAVYGFQLCWNLSTVVTPVATTYTAPTTEYTKRISSSHFHMGDKEIPTTAGMVVTTEEHFPEPNNAIFTQRVITGTMALLFSFFFIIFIVFISRKCCPPTLRRIRQCSMIQNHRQLRSQTRLHMANISDQGPYNEYEPTHEGPFIIINGYGQCKCQQLPYKECEV, via the exons ATGCAACCTCCAATGTACTCAAAAGAATGG TTATCCTCTCTGCACCCCGAGCTCTTCTACGGCCTTCGCAAGCTACAGACCTTGCACTTGCGATCCAACTCTCTGCGGACCATCCCGGTCCGCCTGTTCTGGGACTGTCGTAGCCTGGAGTTCCTGGATTTGAGCACAAACCGCTTGCGAAGTTTGGCTCGCAATGGATTTGCGGGATTAATCAAGCTGAGGGAGCTTCACCTAGAGCACAACCAGCTGACAAAGATTAATTTTGCTCACTTCCTCCGGCTGAGCAGCCTGCACACCCTCTTCTTGCAGTGGAACAAAATTAGCAACTTGACATGTGGGATGGAGTGGACCTGGGGCACCTTAGAAAAGCTCGATTTGACTGGAAACGAGATCAAAGCCATTGACCTAACCGTCTTTGAAACTATGCCTAACCTTAAAACCCTCCTAATGGATAACAACAAGCTCACCACTCTGGATTCCAAGATCCTAAGTTCCCTGACAGCCCTCACCACCGTGGGCCTCTCCGGCAATCTGTGGGAATGCAGCCCAAAGATCTGCGCCTTGGCCACATGGTTGAGTGGCTTCCAAGGTCGGTGGGAGCACTCCATCCTCTGCCATAGCCCCGACCACACCCAGGGAGAGGACATTCTGGATGCAGTGTATGGTTTTCAGCTTTGCTGGAATTTATCGACTGTTGTTACGCCCGTGGCTACGACATACACAGCTCCAACTACCGAGTACACAAAAAGAATAAGCTCTTCTCATTTCCATATGGGAGACAAAGAGATTCCAACTACGGCAGGCATGGTCGTTACCACCGAAGAACATTTCCCTGAGCCAAACAATGCCATCTTCACTCAGAGGGTAATTACAGGAACAATGgctttattgttttctttcttttttatcatttttatagTGTTCATCTCCAGGAAGTGCTGCCCTCCCACATTACGAAGAATTAGGCAGTGCTCAATGATCCAAAACCACAGGCAGCTCCGATCCCAAACACGGCTGCATATGGCAAATATATCAGACCAAGGACCCTATAACGAATATGAACCCACCCACGAAGGACCCTTCATCATCATTAATGGCTACGGACAGTGCAAGTGTCAGCAGCTGCCATATAAAGAATGTGAAGTATAA
- the LRRTM2 gene encoding leucine-rich repeat transmembrane neuronal protein 2 isoform X1, producing the protein MGLHFKWPLGARMLAALYAMSMVLKMLPALGMACPPKCRCEKLLFYCDSQGFHSVPNTTEKGSLGLSLRHNYISELERDQFASFSQLTWLHLDHNQIATVREDSFQGLYKLKELVLSSNKIFHLPNTTFSQLLNLQNLDLSFNQLSSLHPELFYGLRKLQTLHLRSNSLRTIPVRLFWDCRSLEFLDLSTNRLRSLARNGFAGLIKLRELHLEHNQLTKINFAHFLRLSSLHTLFLQWNKISNLTCGMEWTWGTLEKLDLTGNEIKAIDLTVFETMPNLKTLLMDNNKLTTLDSKILSSLTALTTVGLSGNLWECSPKICALATWLSGFQGRWEHSILCHSPDHTQGEDILDAVYGFQLCWNLSTVVTPVATTYTAPTTEYTKRISSSHFHMGDKEIPTTAGMVVTTEEHFPEPNNAIFTQRVITGTMALLFSFFFIIFIVFISRKCCPPTLRRIRQCSMIQNHRQLRSQTRLHMANISDQGPYNEYEPTHEGPFIIINGYGQCKCQQLPYKECEV; encoded by the exons ATGG GCTTACATTTCAAGTGGCCATTAGGGGCTCGTATGCTGGCAGCACTATATGCAATGAGtatggttttaaaaatgctgcctGCCTTGGGCATGGCTTGTCCACCAAAATGTCGCTGTGAGAAGCTGCTCTTTTACTGTGACTCTCAGGGGTTTCACTCAGTGCCAAACACCACTGAAAAGGGCTCGCTAGGTTTGTCACTGAGGCACAATTATATTTCTGAACTTGAAAGGGATCAATTTGCAAGCTTCAGTCAACTTACTTGGCTTCACTTAGATCATAATCAAATTGCAACAGTCAGAGAAGATTCTTTTCAAGGACTGTATAAACTTAAGGAATTAGTCTTAAGTTCCaacaaaatctttcatttgCCAAACACAACTTTTAGCCAACTGCTTAACCTGCAGAATTTGGACCTCTCTTTTAATCAGTTATCCTCTCTGCACCCCGAGCTCTTCTACGGCCTTCGCAAGCTACAGACCTTGCACTTGCGATCCAACTCTCTGCGGACCATCCCGGTCCGCCTGTTCTGGGACTGTCGTAGCCTGGAGTTCCTGGATTTGAGCACAAACCGCTTGCGAAGTTTGGCTCGCAATGGATTTGCGGGATTAATCAAGCTGAGGGAGCTTCACCTAGAGCACAACCAGCTGACAAAGATTAATTTTGCTCACTTCCTCCGGCTGAGCAGCCTGCACACCCTCTTCTTGCAGTGGAACAAAATTAGCAACTTGACATGTGGGATGGAGTGGACCTGGGGCACCTTAGAAAAGCTCGATTTGACTGGAAACGAGATCAAAGCCATTGACCTAACCGTCTTTGAAACTATGCCTAACCTTAAAACCCTCCTAATGGATAACAACAAGCTCACCACTCTGGATTCCAAGATCCTAAGTTCCCTGACAGCCCTCACCACCGTGGGCCTCTCCGGCAATCTGTGGGAATGCAGCCCAAAGATCTGCGCCTTGGCCACATGGTTGAGTGGCTTCCAAGGTCGGTGGGAGCACTCCATCCTCTGCCATAGCCCCGACCACACCCAGGGAGAGGACATTCTGGATGCAGTGTATGGTTTTCAGCTTTGCTGGAATTTATCGACTGTTGTTACGCCCGTGGCTACGACATACACAGCTCCAACTACCGAGTACACAAAAAGAATAAGCTCTTCTCATTTCCATATGGGAGACAAAGAGATTCCAACTACGGCAGGCATGGTCGTTACCACCGAAGAACATTTCCCTGAGCCAAACAATGCCATCTTCACTCAGAGGGTAATTACAGGAACAATGgctttattgttttctttcttttttatcatttttatagTGTTCATCTCCAGGAAGTGCTGCCCTCCCACATTACGAAGAATTAGGCAGTGCTCAATGATCCAAAACCACAGGCAGCTCCGATCCCAAACACGGCTGCATATGGCAAATATATCAGACCAAGGACCCTATAACGAATATGAACCCACCCACGAAGGACCCTTCATCATCATTAATGGCTACGGACAGTGCAAGTGTCAGCAGCTGCCATATAAAGAATGTGAAGTATAA